In Montipora foliosa isolate CH-2021 chromosome 13, ASM3666993v2, whole genome shotgun sequence, one DNA window encodes the following:
- the LOC137981754 gene encoding tyrosine kinase receptor Cad96Ca-like — translation MPIICMAFATGFPEPVVIVNAEIDDKKITLSWNEPEENGAGITQYTIYKRILSDKKWIIVGEIKDISNRVFVVQVENTKKHEFVVTATNKYGESLVSKENIKIEELPYSGVTPSSLERQKGFYAVLHIFSNLFVFLVIIIIVLSVIVWKRRRRQCLSCGDVRPANPVSLQEDNIGLPSDLSTRESANYATPSAGSGYYMPLHPSGRNWEVSPEDVYVIKIIGKGAFSQVAQATVKNVQEHQEETTVAVKMLKVNAPPSDRKDLLSELELMKKLKPHPHVIKLIGCVTESEPLMVLIEYVPCGDLLGYLRKSRGLNDTYYNNPDVQPETNLTSEQLIKFAWQVADGMCYLSSKKIVHRDLAARNVLVGEGERCKVTDFGMARNVDQENIYTRKSPGRLPVKWTAYEALLYGIYTTQSDVWSYGILLYEILTVGGSPYPDTNAGLIANKIQEGYRMPKPRHVDSKLYEIMMKCWEEDPSDRPTFEKLRRTTKDMERNHKTYVNLSQYDTRMYANVTDLTAG, via the exons ATGCCAATAATTTGCATGGCCTTTGCCACAG GTTTTCCGGAACCTGTAGTTATTGTCAATGCTGAGATTGATGACAAGAAAATAACCCTTTCTTGGAACGAACCAGAAGAAAACGGAGCAGGCATAACCCAATACACCATCTACAAAAGAATTTTAAGTGATAAGAAGTGGATAATCGTTGGGGAAATAAAGGACATCTCTAACCGTGTGTTCGTTGTCCAAGtggaaaatacaaaaaagcATGAATTTGTTGTGACCGCAACAAACAAATATGGCGAAAGTCTGGTATCTAAAGAAAACATAAAGATAGAGGAATTGCCATATAGTGGAG TAACTCCAAGTTCTTTGGAAAGACAGAAAG GTTTTTACGCTGTTTTGCATATTTTTTCCAACTTATTCGTCTTCCTggtcattataattattgttctaTCTGTGATTGTATGGAAAAGACGCCGTCGTCAGTGTCTCAGTTGTGGAGATGTTAGACCTGCG AATCCTGTATCTTTGCAAGAAGACAATATAGGGCTTCCTAGTGATCTCAGCACAAGGGAGTCAGCAAACTACGCAACTCCATCTGCAGGAAGTGGATACTACATGCCACTTCATCCGTCTGGAAGAAACTGGGAAGTGAGTCCAGAAGATGTTTATGTTATCAAAATCATCGGTAAAGGAGCCTTTTCTCAGGTTGCCCAGGCGACAGTGAAAAACGTACAAGAACATCAGGAGGAAACAACAGTAGCAGTAAAAATGCTGAAAG TCAATGCTCCTCCATCGGATAGAAAGGATTTGTTATCAGAATTGGAGCTAATGAAGAAGCTAAAGCCCCATCCTCACGTGATCAAGCTTATCGGATGCGTCACTGAAAGCG AACCACTGATGGTCTTGATCGAGTATGTTCCATGTGGAGACCTCTTAGGATACCTGAGAAAGAGCCGAGGACTAAACGACACTTACTATAACAACCCGGATGTACAACCGGAGACCAATCTGACTTCCGAACAGCTGATAAAATTCGCGTGGCAGGTTGCTGATGGGATGTGTTACTTGTCTTCCAAAAAG ATTGTCCATCGCGACTTAGCGGCGAGAAATGTTCTTGTTGGGGAAGGAGAGAGATGCAAGGTGACAGATTTTGGGATGGCGAGGAATGTGGACCAGGAAAACATTTATACCAGAAAAAGTCCG GGTCGACTACCTGTCAAGTGGACCGCATACGAGGCCTTGCTTTACGGCATATACACGACACAAAGTGATGT GTGGAGTTATGGCATCCTACTCTATGAAATCCTGACTGTTG GTGGATCGCCATACCCGGACACAAACGCCGGGCTCATTGCGAATAAAATCCAAGAAGGATACAGGATGCCTAAGCCAAGACATGTGGATAGCAAACT GTATGAAATCATGATGAAATGTTGGGAAGAAGACCCAAGTGATCGACCTACATTTGAAAAGTTGAGGAGAACAACAAAGGATATGGAAAGGAATCACAAG aCGTATGTAAACCTCAGTCAGTACGATACAAGAATGTATGCCAATGTCACTGATCTGACCGCCGGGTAG